In Methylococcus geothermalis, one genomic interval encodes:
- the secF gene encoding protein translocase subunit SecF: protein MEFFKIKRDIPFMRYGKLTTTISLVTFILAVLALGFKGLNLGIDFTGGILMEVSYPQTADLEAIRKTLEEERITEAAVQNFGTSRDVLIRLPLREDTGAKQSDEIFSALKAQNRAAELKRVEFVGPQVGKEMYESGGLALMLVAAGIMAYLAMRFAWRFAVAAMIANMHDIVIILGMFAFFEWEFTLSVLAGVLAILGYSVNESVVVFDRVRENFRKMRKAAVTEVIDNAITATMSRTIITHSMTQLMVLAMFFFGGDALHNFALALTIGIVFGIYSSVLVACPVVLALGVSRADLLLPEKEGLVDNRP from the coding sequence ATGGAATTTTTCAAAATCAAGCGTGACATCCCGTTCATGCGCTATGGGAAGCTCACGACGACCATCTCCCTGGTGACCTTCATTCTCGCCGTCCTGGCTTTGGGATTCAAAGGACTCAATCTCGGCATCGACTTTACCGGCGGCATCCTGATGGAGGTCAGCTACCCTCAGACGGCGGATCTCGAAGCCATCCGCAAGACGTTGGAGGAAGAGCGGATCACCGAAGCCGCCGTGCAGAATTTCGGCACCTCCCGCGACGTACTGATTCGCCTGCCGCTACGGGAGGATACCGGCGCCAAGCAGAGCGACGAGATATTCTCGGCGCTGAAGGCGCAGAACCGCGCGGCCGAGCTTAAGCGTGTGGAATTCGTCGGACCTCAGGTCGGCAAGGAAATGTATGAAAGCGGTGGATTGGCCCTCATGCTGGTGGCCGCCGGCATCATGGCCTATCTGGCGATGCGCTTCGCCTGGCGATTCGCCGTCGCCGCGATGATCGCCAACATGCACGACATCGTCATCATCCTGGGAATGTTCGCGTTCTTCGAATGGGAGTTCACCCTCAGCGTACTGGCCGGCGTGCTGGCGATCCTGGGTTATTCGGTGAACGAGTCCGTGGTGGTGTTCGACCGGGTGCGCGAGAACTTCCGCAAGATGCGGAAGGCGGCGGTGACCGAGGTCATCGACAACGCCATCACCGCCACCATGTCCCGCACGATCATCACCCATTCCATGACCCAGTTGATGGTGCTGGCGATGTTCTTCTTCGGCGGTGACGCCCTCCACAATTTCGCCCTGGCGTTGACCATCGGTATCGTGTTCGGCATCTATTCCTCGGTGCTGGTCGCCTGTCCCGTCGTGCTGGCGCTGGGCGTGAGCCGGGCCGATCTGCTGCTGCCGGAGAAGGAAGGACTGGTCGATAACCGGCCCTGA
- the tpiA gene encoding triose-phosphate isomerase, producing MRRPLVIGNWKMNGRSASVARLLNDILAGIGDCKAEVGVCVPFVYIPQASEILKGTKVMLGAQNVADHNSGAFTGEISAGMLREFGCEIVIVGHSERRLLYGESNELVASRYEQAIQGHLKPILCVGETLEQREHGRTLAVIGAQIDTVFEFAGVQSLEHAVIAYEPVWAVGTGHSATTGQAQEVHYHIRSLIGRWNPEVAQAVQIIYGGSVKPENAAELFAMPDIDGGLIGGASLDARAFLSICHSVSV from the coding sequence ATGCGTCGTCCTCTGGTGATTGGAAACTGGAAGATGAACGGCAGGAGCGCGAGCGTGGCTCGCCTGCTGAACGACATTCTGGCCGGCATCGGAGATTGCAAGGCGGAAGTCGGGGTGTGCGTCCCGTTCGTCTACATTCCCCAGGCATCCGAGATACTCAAGGGAACCAAGGTAATGCTCGGCGCCCAGAACGTCGCGGACCACAACTCCGGGGCCTTCACCGGCGAGATTTCGGCCGGCATGCTGCGCGAGTTCGGCTGCGAGATCGTCATCGTCGGACACTCGGAGCGGCGGCTGCTCTACGGAGAGTCCAACGAACTGGTGGCTTCCCGTTATGAGCAGGCCATCCAGGGGCATCTGAAGCCGATCCTCTGCGTCGGCGAAACGCTGGAGCAGAGGGAGCATGGCAGGACTCTCGCGGTGATCGGGGCGCAGATCGATACGGTGTTCGAATTCGCCGGCGTCCAGTCCCTGGAGCATGCTGTGATTGCCTACGAGCCCGTTTGGGCGGTAGGGACGGGCCACAGCGCGACCACCGGGCAGGCCCAGGAAGTGCATTACCACATCCGGAGCCTCATCGGCCGGTGGAACCCGGAGGTGGCTCAGGCGGTACAGATTATCTATGGCGGAAGCGTCAAGCCGGAAAATGCCGCCGAATTGTTTGCGATGCCCGATATCGACGGCGGCCTGATCGGTGGCGCCTCGCTCGATGCGCGGGCATTCCTGTCGATCTGTCATTCAGTTTCAGTTTAG
- the tgt gene encoding tRNA guanosine(34) transglycosylase Tgt, whose amino-acid sequence MEFAVTCCDGPARRGELWFPRGRVQTPAFMPVGTYGTVKAMTPEELREGGAEIILGNTFHLMLRPGVDIIRAHGDLHGFMHWDGPILTDSGGFQVFSLGAMRKISEQGVWFRSPIDGSPVFMGPEESMTVQRALGSDIVMIFDECTPYPAEYGEARASMELSLRWAERSKAAHSDNPSALFGIVQGGMYEDLRARSIAGLREIGFDGYAIGGLSVGEPKEDRQRVLEALMPLMPVGRPRYLMGVGTPEDIVDAVMRGIDMFDCVLPTRNARNGHLFTRFGAVRIRNAQYRDDLRPIDGECGCYTCRHYSRAYLRHLDRCGEILGARLNTIHNLFYYQELMAGLRAAIEEGTLKRFVERFHALRSTGNAFV is encoded by the coding sequence ATGGAATTCGCTGTCACATGCTGCGACGGTCCGGCTCGCCGTGGCGAACTTTGGTTTCCGCGAGGCCGGGTGCAGACGCCGGCCTTCATGCCGGTGGGTACCTACGGCACGGTCAAGGCCATGACGCCCGAGGAGCTGCGCGAGGGCGGGGCGGAGATCATCCTCGGCAACACCTTCCATCTGATGCTGCGTCCGGGCGTCGACATCATCCGGGCCCACGGCGACCTGCACGGGTTCATGCACTGGGACGGACCGATCCTGACCGACTCCGGCGGCTTCCAGGTGTTCAGCCTGGGCGCGATGCGCAAGATCAGCGAGCAGGGCGTGTGGTTTCGCTCCCCCATCGACGGCAGCCCGGTGTTCATGGGGCCGGAAGAATCCATGACCGTCCAGCGCGCGCTTGGCTCGGACATCGTGATGATCTTCGACGAGTGTACCCCGTATCCGGCGGAATACGGCGAGGCGCGCGCCTCGATGGAACTGTCACTGCGCTGGGCGGAGCGCAGCAAGGCGGCGCATTCGGACAATCCTTCCGCCCTGTTCGGCATCGTCCAGGGCGGCATGTACGAAGACCTGCGGGCCCGTTCGATCGCGGGTTTGCGGGAGATCGGCTTCGACGGCTACGCGATCGGCGGCCTTTCGGTCGGCGAGCCCAAGGAGGACCGGCAGCGGGTGCTGGAGGCCCTGATGCCGCTGATGCCCGTCGGGCGTCCCCGCTATTTGATGGGGGTGGGCACGCCGGAAGACATCGTCGATGCGGTGATGCGCGGCATCGACATGTTCGACTGCGTGCTGCCGACCCGCAATGCCCGCAACGGCCATCTGTTCACCCGCTTCGGGGCGGTCCGTATCCGCAACGCGCAGTACCGGGACGATCTGCGGCCGATCGACGGGGAGTGCGGCTGTTATACCTGCCGTCACTATTCCCGCGCCTATCTGCGCCATCTCGACCGGTGCGGCGAGATTCTCGGGGCCCGCTTGAACACCATCCATAACCTGTTCTATTACCAGGAACTGATGGCCGGTCTGCGTGCCGCCATCGAGGAAGGAACCCTCAAGCGGTTCGTCGAGCGATTCCACGCCCTCCGCTCCACGGGTAACGCATTTGTGTGA
- a CDS encoding YkgJ family cysteine cluster protein, whose amino-acid sequence MNCRPGCGACCIAISISSPIPGMPQGKPAGTPCIQLRDNMECSIFGKPERPGCCSGLRPSAEMCGDDRLYAMASLTWLERATLPACED is encoded by the coding sequence GTGAACTGCCGGCCGGGCTGCGGCGCCTGCTGCATCGCCATCTCGATTTCCAGTCCGATACCGGGCATGCCCCAGGGCAAACCCGCCGGGACTCCCTGCATCCAGCTCCGCGACAACATGGAATGCTCCATTTTCGGCAAACCCGAGCGTCCCGGCTGTTGTTCCGGGCTCCGGCCTTCCGCCGAAATGTGCGGAGACGACCGTTTGTATGCCATGGCTTCGCTGACATGGCTCGAGCGGGCCACTCTGCCGGCCTGTGAGGACTGA
- the yajC gene encoding preprotein translocase subunit YajC → MSFFIADALAEAAPAAAQEPGAAGLILPMAVLAVFFLLFVLPQNRRQREHKKLLQSLVKGVEVVTTGGVLGRVVEVDDNFVTLEVAENVQICVQRNAVASLMPKGTYKAAKRKPESK, encoded by the coding sequence ATGAGTTTCTTTATTGCCGACGCCTTGGCGGAGGCCGCTCCCGCGGCGGCGCAGGAACCCGGCGCCGCCGGCTTGATTCTGCCCATGGCCGTTCTCGCCGTGTTCTTCCTGCTGTTCGTGCTGCCGCAGAACCGCCGCCAGAGGGAACACAAGAAGCTGCTGCAGTCGCTCGTCAAGGGGGTTGAAGTGGTCACGACGGGGGGGGTTCTGGGCCGGGTGGTCGAGGTCGACGATAATTTCGTCACGCTGGAAGTGGCCGAAAATGTTCAGATCTGCGTACAGCGCAACGCCGTCGCTTCGCTGATGCCCAAGGGCACTTACAAAGCGGCGAAGCGCAAACCCGAATCCAAGTAA
- the purL gene encoding phosphoribosylformylglycinamidine synthase, which yields MVVCIPGPSALSVFRANRLLASLRAAAPIVRKVDARFIHFGELARDLDEAENRLLRQVLHYGAIESEAEAGETFLVTPRIGTISPWSSKATEIVRRCGLEAVCRVERGIAYALQLDGELSAMQRDAVKALLHDRMTQTVLSRGQEEMLFRHREPEPLQYVPLMQEGRWALVKANAGLGLALSEDELDYLETSYRAMSRNPSDIELMMFAQANSEHCRHKIFNAQWRIDGEAQDQTLFGMIRHTSKASPEGIVSAYSDNAAVVRGARAEVLLREPDGFAYGYREEPAHLVMKVETHNHPTAISPFPGAATGVGGEIRDEGATGRGSHSKAGLTGFSVSHLRIPDFVQPWEIDSGKPGRIASPLQIMLEGPIGGAAFNNEFGRPNLCGYFRTFQQLSPDGASLYGYHKPIMLAGGMGNIREVNLGKRDIPPGAPIVVLGGPAMLIGLGGGAASSVASGESAEDLDFASVQRDNPEMQRRCQEVINHCVALGEDNPILSIHDVGAGGLSNAVPEIIHDSGRGGRFELRNIPSAEPGLSPMQLWCNESQERYVLALRPELLERFQSLCERERCPFAVIGHATADEDLVVNDLRFANHPVAIPMSLLFGKPPRMLRDVRRLRPALKPLDFPGFDWRDAVKRVLRLPAVADKSFLIHIGDRSVGGLVARDQLVGPWQVPVADVAVTASGFRAVTGEAMAMGERSPIAVIDAPASGRMAVGEALTNILAAPIAALHDVKLSANWMAAAGAPGEDARLFDTVRAVGLELCPALGVAIPVGKDSLSMRTVWRESGKDVAMTSPLSLIVSAFAPVTDVRRTLTPELRLDVGDSVLVLIDLGQGRNRLGGSALAQVYGQMGETCPDLDDPALFRAFFGVVQSLNADGLILAYHDRSDGGLFVTVAEMAFAARTGVDLQLDHLGDPVAASFAEELGAVIQVASEDLPAVMVRLEDAGLGACSQVIGAPRSDSRIVVHHGGVPVFSAGRAELQGIWSETSYRMQALRDNPECARQQYEALFDDGDPGLHAKLSFDLNADVAAPYLNLARPRMAILREQGVNGHMEMAAAFDAAGFACVDVHMSDLAEGRLDLAGFRGLAACGGFSYGDVLGAGGGWAKSILYNPRLREAFSAFFHREDTFGLGVCNGCQMLSQLHDLIPGAENWPRFVRNRSEQYEARVAMVEIQPSRSIFFDGMAGSRLPVVVSHGEGRVEYRAGAGDARQLVAAAFVDNYGRIAEVFPFNPNGSPHGITGLTTPDGRFTIMMPHPERCFRSVQNSWRARDWGDYGPWMRMFRNARRWVG from the coding sequence ATGGTTGTCTGTATTCCGGGGCCATCGGCCTTGTCCGTATTTCGTGCCAATCGCCTGCTGGCTTCCTTGCGCGCCGCCGCTCCGATCGTCCGCAAGGTCGACGCCAGATTCATCCATTTCGGGGAACTGGCGCGCGACCTGGACGAGGCCGAGAACCGGCTGCTGCGGCAAGTCTTGCATTACGGCGCAATCGAGAGCGAGGCGGAGGCGGGAGAAACCTTCCTGGTGACGCCGCGGATCGGGACGATTTCGCCCTGGTCCAGCAAAGCGACCGAGATCGTTCGCCGCTGCGGGTTGGAAGCGGTCTGCCGGGTCGAGCGAGGCATCGCCTACGCGCTGCAGCTCGACGGCGAGCTGTCCGCCATGCAGCGCGATGCCGTCAAGGCCCTCCTGCACGATCGCATGACCCAGACCGTCCTCAGCCGCGGGCAGGAAGAGATGCTGTTCCGCCACCGCGAGCCGGAGCCGCTGCAATACGTTCCGCTCATGCAGGAGGGCCGGTGGGCGTTGGTCAAGGCCAATGCCGGTCTGGGGCTGGCGCTCTCGGAAGACGAACTGGACTACCTGGAAACGAGCTACAGGGCGATGTCGCGCAATCCCAGCGACATCGAGCTGATGATGTTCGCCCAGGCGAATTCCGAGCACTGCCGCCACAAGATATTCAACGCGCAATGGCGGATCGACGGCGAGGCGCAGGATCAGACCCTGTTCGGCATGATCCGCCACACCAGCAAGGCGAGTCCCGAGGGCATCGTCTCGGCCTACAGCGACAACGCCGCGGTCGTCCGAGGGGCGCGGGCCGAGGTGCTGCTCCGCGAGCCCGACGGCTTCGCCTACGGCTACCGGGAAGAGCCGGCGCATCTGGTGATGAAGGTGGAGACCCACAATCATCCGACCGCGATCTCGCCCTTCCCTGGCGCCGCCACCGGCGTCGGCGGCGAGATTCGCGACGAGGGCGCCACCGGGCGCGGTTCGCACAGCAAGGCCGGACTCACCGGATTCTCGGTCTCGCATCTGCGCATCCCGGATTTCGTCCAGCCTTGGGAGATCGACAGCGGCAAGCCGGGCCGCATCGCCTCTCCCCTGCAGATCATGCTGGAGGGGCCGATCGGCGGCGCGGCATTCAACAACGAATTCGGCCGCCCCAACCTGTGCGGCTATTTCCGCACCTTCCAGCAGCTTTCGCCGGATGGCGCGAGCCTGTACGGTTACCACAAGCCGATCATGCTGGCCGGCGGCATGGGCAACATCCGCGAAGTCAACCTGGGCAAGAGGGACATTCCGCCGGGCGCGCCCATCGTGGTACTGGGCGGGCCGGCCATGCTGATCGGCCTGGGCGGCGGGGCGGCATCGTCGGTGGCTTCCGGCGAAAGCGCCGAGGATCTCGATTTCGCCTCGGTCCAGCGCGACAACCCGGAAATGCAGCGGCGCTGCCAGGAGGTCATCAACCATTGCGTCGCCCTCGGCGAAGACAACCCGATCCTGTCGATTCATGACGTCGGCGCCGGAGGGCTGTCCAACGCCGTGCCGGAAATCATCCACGACAGCGGCCGGGGCGGGCGTTTCGAGCTGCGGAACATCCCTAGCGCAGAACCGGGGCTGTCACCGATGCAGCTCTGGTGCAACGAGTCCCAGGAGCGTTACGTGCTGGCCCTGCGCCCCGAACTGCTGGAACGCTTCCAATCCCTGTGCGAACGCGAGCGCTGCCCGTTCGCGGTGATCGGTCATGCGACGGCGGACGAAGACCTGGTGGTCAACGACTTGCGATTCGCCAACCATCCGGTGGCGATCCCGATGTCCCTGCTGTTCGGCAAACCGCCCAGGATGCTGCGCGATGTCCGCCGGCTCCGCCCGGCCTTGAAACCGCTGGACTTCCCCGGCTTCGACTGGCGCGACGCCGTCAAGCGGGTGCTGCGCCTGCCCGCGGTGGCGGACAAGAGCTTCCTGATCCACATCGGCGACCGGTCGGTGGGCGGGCTGGTGGCGCGGGACCAGCTGGTGGGTCCGTGGCAGGTGCCGGTGGCTGACGTCGCGGTGACCGCATCGGGCTTCCGCGCCGTGACCGGTGAAGCCATGGCCATGGGCGAGCGCTCGCCCATCGCCGTCATCGACGCGCCGGCATCCGGCCGCATGGCGGTGGGCGAGGCGCTGACCAACATCCTCGCGGCCCCGATCGCTGCGCTGCACGACGTGAAGCTGTCGGCCAACTGGATGGCAGCGGCCGGCGCCCCCGGTGAGGATGCCCGTTTGTTCGACACGGTGCGCGCCGTGGGCCTGGAGCTGTGCCCGGCGCTGGGTGTCGCCATTCCCGTCGGCAAGGACTCTCTGTCGATGCGCACCGTCTGGCGGGAGAGCGGCAAGGACGTGGCCATGACATCGCCGCTGTCTCTGATCGTGTCGGCGTTCGCTCCGGTGACCGACGTGAGGCGGACGCTGACGCCGGAGCTGCGCCTTGACGTCGGCGACTCGGTGCTGGTCCTGATCGATCTGGGCCAGGGGCGCAACCGTTTGGGTGGCTCGGCGCTGGCCCAGGTTTATGGGCAAATGGGCGAGACTTGCCCGGATCTCGACGACCCGGCCCTGTTCCGGGCATTTTTCGGCGTGGTTCAGTCGCTCAACGCGGACGGACTGATCCTCGCCTATCACGACCGGTCCGACGGCGGCCTTTTCGTCACGGTCGCGGAGATGGCCTTCGCCGCGAGGACCGGTGTCGACCTGCAGCTCGATCATCTCGGCGATCCCGTGGCGGCCTCCTTCGCCGAAGAGCTGGGTGCGGTCATCCAGGTGGCCAGCGAGGATCTGCCCGCCGTGATGGTGCGGCTGGAGGATGCCGGGCTGGGTGCCTGCAGCCAGGTGATCGGGGCGCCGCGCTCCGACAGCCGGATCGTGGTGCATCACGGCGGCGTACCGGTGTTCAGTGCCGGCCGCGCCGAACTGCAGGGCATCTGGTCCGAGACCAGCTACCGTATGCAGGCGTTGCGGGACAATCCGGAATGCGCGCGGCAGCAGTACGAGGCCCTGTTCGATGACGGCGACCCGGGTTTGCATGCCAAGCTAAGTTTCGATTTGAACGCCGATGTGGCAGCGCCCTATCTCAACCTCGCCCGGCCACGGATGGCGATCCTGCGGGAGCAGGGCGTCAACGGCCACATGGAAATGGCCGCGGCGTTCGACGCCGCCGGCTTCGCCTGCGTCGACGTGCACATGAGCGATCTGGCGGAAGGCCGGCTCGACCTGGCGGGCTTCCGGGGGCTGGCGGCCTGCGGCGGGTTCTCCTACGGCGATGTGCTCGGGGCGGGTGGCGGCTGGGCCAAGTCGATCCTCTACAACCCGCGGCTGCGGGAGGCGTTCTCGGCCTTCTTCCACAGGGAGGACACGTTCGGGCTCGGCGTCTGCAACGGCTGTCAGATGCTTTCGCAACTGCACGATCTGATCCCCGGGGCGGAGAACTGGCCCCGTTTCGTCCGCAACCGGTCCGAGCAGTACGAGGCGCGGGTCGCCATGGTGGAAATTCAGCCGTCCCGTTCGATTTTCTTCGACGGCATGGCGGGGTCGAGGCTGCCGGTCGTGGTCTCGCACGGCGAGGGCCGGGTCGAATACCGTGCCGGAGCGGGCGATGCGCGCCAGCTGGTGGCGGCGGCCTTCGTCGACAACTACGGCAGGATTGCCGAGGTCTTTCCGTTCAATCCCAACGGCTCTCCCCACGGCATCACCGGACTGACCACGCCGGACGGGCGTTTCACCATCATGATGCCGCATCCGGAACGCTGTTTCCGCAGCGTGCAGAACTCCTGGCGGGCCAGGGATTGGGGGGATTATGGCCCGTGGATGCGAATGTTCCGCAACGCCAGACGTTGGGTGGGTTAG
- the secG gene encoding preprotein translocase subunit SecG, which produces MIQALTVFHVLLALSIVGLVLLQQGRGADAGAGFGGGSSGSLFGARGAASFLSRTTAILATLFFGTSLTLAYLSGHVDNKRLDIMDVPAAQQSQPDMPVIAPEPAKSESDVPGQPAP; this is translated from the coding sequence ATGATTCAAGCGTTGACTGTCTTTCATGTTCTGCTCGCCTTGAGCATCGTCGGATTGGTGCTGCTGCAGCAGGGGCGGGGGGCGGATGCCGGTGCCGGTTTCGGCGGCGGTTCGTCCGGCAGCCTGTTCGGCGCGCGCGGCGCGGCGTCGTTCCTGTCGCGGACCACGGCCATTCTGGCCACTCTGTTTTTCGGGACGAGCCTTACCCTTGCTTATTTATCGGGCCATGTGGATAATAAACGGCTCGACATCATGGACGTACCCGCGGCGCAGCAGTCCCAGCCGGACATGCCCGTGATAGCTCCGGAACCGGCCAAGAGTGAGTCCGACGTGCCGGGACAACCCGCGCCGTAA
- the secD gene encoding protein translocase subunit SecD, with translation MRNRFPLWKNLMVAAVLILGIIYALPNFFGEDPSVQLSAVRAAKVDDRLKVQVQSLLDAAGLKAKAVEMADKRMLVRFGDTDSQLKASDILNERLGDAYTVALNLAPSTPSWLRAFGAKPMYLGLDLRGGVHFLLQVDMDAAVKQAEDRYAEDARSLLRENKIRYQSVEKQNGVIQVRLPDSNTLSQAQVLLKRELRGLQIDVKGSENLIEGRLSEVERREIKRFAVAQNITTLRNRVNELGVAEPVIQQQGEDRIVVQLPGVQDTARAKEILGATATLEFRLVDNEHPVPAEGEKAPLGSHLYRDRQNRPVLLERKIIVTGDQVVDAASGIDQQSGAPAVYVTLNSVGAKKMGDITRENVGRAMAVVYIENKSETKEVGGQKVTTKKKVEEVINIATIRDRFSKRFQITGLDSTEEARNLALLLRAGALAAPVDIVEERTVGPSMGKENIDRGIKSNGYGFVAIAVFMILYYRAFGVFSVLALGANVLLLVAVLSLLQATLTLPGLAGIALTVGMAIDANVLINERIREELRAGSTPHAAIHAGYERAFSTILDSNVTTFVAGIALFLLGAGPVRGFALVLCIGILTSMFSAVLVSRALVNFTYGRQRKLVKIAV, from the coding sequence ATGCGAAACCGTTTTCCCTTATGGAAAAACCTGATGGTCGCGGCCGTGTTGATCCTCGGGATCATTTACGCGCTGCCCAATTTCTTCGGTGAAGACCCCTCCGTCCAGTTGTCGGCGGTTCGTGCGGCGAAAGTCGACGACCGCCTGAAAGTACAGGTGCAGAGCCTGCTGGATGCCGCCGGGCTCAAGGCGAAAGCCGTGGAGATGGCCGATAAGCGGATGCTGGTCCGGTTCGGCGATACCGATTCGCAGCTCAAGGCATCCGACATCCTGAACGAGAGGCTGGGGGATGCCTACACGGTGGCCCTGAACCTGGCGCCGTCGACGCCGTCGTGGCTGCGCGCCTTCGGCGCCAAGCCGATGTATCTGGGGCTCGACCTGCGGGGTGGCGTGCATTTCCTGCTCCAGGTCGATATGGATGCCGCCGTCAAACAGGCGGAAGACCGCTACGCGGAAGACGCCCGCAGCCTGCTGCGCGAAAACAAGATCCGCTACCAGTCGGTGGAAAAACAGAACGGCGTGATCCAGGTGCGCCTGCCGGATTCAAACACCCTGTCCCAGGCGCAGGTGCTGCTGAAGCGGGAACTGCGCGGCTTGCAAATCGATGTCAAGGGCAGCGAAAACCTGATCGAAGGGCGCTTGTCCGAAGTCGAGCGGCGCGAAATCAAGCGCTTCGCCGTCGCCCAGAACATCACGACGCTACGCAACCGCGTCAACGAGCTCGGGGTGGCGGAGCCCGTGATCCAACAACAGGGCGAGGACCGTATCGTGGTCCAGTTGCCCGGCGTCCAGGACACCGCGCGGGCCAAGGAAATTCTCGGCGCCACGGCGACCCTGGAATTCCGGCTGGTCGACAACGAACATCCGGTGCCGGCCGAGGGCGAGAAAGCGCCTCTGGGCTCGCACCTCTATCGCGACCGCCAGAACCGTCCGGTCCTGCTGGAACGCAAGATCATCGTCACCGGCGATCAGGTCGTGGATGCGGCTTCCGGCATCGACCAGCAGAGCGGTGCGCCCGCGGTGTACGTCACCCTCAACAGCGTGGGTGCCAAGAAGATGGGCGACATCACCCGCGAAAACGTCGGCCGCGCCATGGCAGTGGTTTATATCGAGAACAAGTCCGAGACCAAGGAAGTCGGGGGCCAAAAGGTGACGACCAAGAAAAAGGTCGAGGAAGTCATCAACATCGCGACCATCCGCGACCGCTTCAGCAAGCGCTTCCAGATCACCGGATTGGACAGCACCGAGGAAGCGCGGAACCTGGCCCTGCTGCTGCGCGCCGGTGCCCTGGCCGCACCGGTGGACATCGTCGAGGAGCGCACCGTCGGCCCCAGCATGGGCAAGGAGAACATCGACCGCGGCATCAAGTCCAACGGCTACGGGTTCGTCGCCATCGCGGTATTCATGATCCTTTATTACCGGGCATTCGGGGTGTTTTCGGTCCTGGCGCTGGGGGCCAACGTGCTGTTGCTGGTGGCCGTGCTGTCGCTGCTGCAGGCGACCCTGACCTTGCCGGGCCTGGCCGGTATCGCTCTGACCGTCGGCATGGCGATCGACGCCAACGTGCTCATCAACGAACGCATACGCGAGGAGCTACGGGCCGGGAGTACTCCCCATGCGGCCATCCATGCCGGCTATGAGCGCGCGTTCTCGACGATTCTGGACTCCAACGTCACCACCTTCGTGGCCGGTATCGCGCTGTTCCTGCTGGGCGCCGGTCCGGTCCGTGGTTTCGCGCTGGTGCTGTGCATCGGCATCCTGACCTCCATGTTCAGCGCCGTCCTGGTCTCCAGGGCGCTCGTCAACTTCACCTACGGCCGGCAGCGCAAGCTGGTCAAGATCGCAGTCTGA
- a CDS encoding L,D-transpeptidase: MRMRPFVPGILRAGALVLLAWAGSATPPEARSDAWEGYGRSVPKPRYEQDEGADFQYRFGVHEAFTPYRDPDRSEAESLPNPLLDPAFSSYRLIVIVNKSDDAFWGRGQTLRVYRQGEGLLYYWLISTGVPGFETPSGYFIPQGFSYRHWSGPYDAPMLWSVFFNGGIALHSSLDRDALHQLGRAADSHGCVHIEDHRAEELYHLIGQSGYGLIDRIDRRSGRPLMAGKTRKKINGYRTLIIVAPTARFSQAGEIPESSQPAKPAGAEQPTEPEEKDTPEPPVNYLDIF; the protein is encoded by the coding sequence ATGAGAATGAGGCCCTTCGTTCCAGGCATCCTCCGTGCCGGGGCTCTGGTCCTGCTAGCTTGGGCTGGATCGGCCACGCCACCGGAAGCCCGGTCCGATGCCTGGGAAGGCTATGGCCGCAGCGTGCCCAAGCCCCGCTATGAACAGGACGAAGGAGCGGATTTCCAGTATAGATTCGGGGTGCACGAAGCCTTTACGCCCTACCGGGACCCGGACAGAAGCGAAGCCGAATCGCTGCCCAATCCGCTGCTCGATCCCGCCTTCAGCAGCTACCGGCTGATCGTCATCGTCAACAAATCGGATGATGCATTCTGGGGCAGAGGCCAGACTCTGCGGGTGTACCGGCAGGGAGAGGGGCTGCTCTATTACTGGCTGATATCGACGGGGGTACCGGGGTTCGAAACGCCTTCCGGCTACTTCATCCCTCAGGGCTTCTCCTACCGCCATTGGTCCGGCCCTTACGATGCGCCAATGCTGTGGTCGGTCTTCTTCAATGGCGGCATCGCCCTGCATTCTTCGCTGGATCGCGATGCGCTGCACCAGTTGGGGCGGGCCGCCGACTCGCACGGCTGCGTCCATATCGAGGACCATCGCGCAGAAGAGCTGTACCACCTGATCGGCCAGAGCGGCTACGGCTTGATCGACCGGATCGACCGCCGGAGCGGACGCCCCCTGATGGCGGGAAAAACCAGGAAGAAGATCAACGGTTACCGGACGCTCATCATCGTCGCACCGACGGCCCGCTTTTCACAGGCCGGCGAGATCCCTGAATCCAGCCAGCCCGCAAAACCCGCCGGCGCCGAGCAACCGACCGAACCCGAGGAGAAGGACACGCCCGAGCCGCCGGTCAACTATCTCGACATCTTCTGA